In the genome of Oncorhynchus clarkii lewisi isolate Uvic-CL-2024 chromosome 22, UVic_Ocla_1.0, whole genome shotgun sequence, one region contains:
- the LOC139380502 gene encoding ly6/PLAUR domain-containing protein 6-like, with the protein MEPWPAVAWVLLLMVLADWLKMAQSKDFTEQDIIYLHPSTTPFPGGFKCFTCEEAPDNYECNRWAPDLYCPQEARYCYTRHKMDMEGDSVSVTKRCVALGDCLSTGCSEEDNEGTRVCTACCEGNICNLPLPWNVTEAVFATTSPLSGTTGLSQCYTLTSSLLYFTLLISTYV; encoded by the exons ATGGAACCCTGGCCTGCAGTGGCCTGGGTCCTACTGCTGATGGTCCTCGCTGATTGGCTGAAAATGGCCCAATCAAAGGACTTCACAGAACAGGATAtcatctacctccatccctcaa CTACTCCATTCCCAGGCGGGTTCAAGTGCTTCACCTGTGAAGAAGCACCTGACAACTATGAGTGTAATCGCTGGGCGCCAGACCTGTACTGCCCACAAG AGGCTAGATACTGTTACACGCGGCACAAGATGGACATGGAGGGGGACAGTGTCTCTGTGACAAAGCGTTGTGTGGCTTTGGGAGACTGCCTCTCTACTGGATGCTCTGAAGAAGACAATGAAGGAACCAGG GTTTGCACAGCATGCTGTGAGGGGAATATCTGTAACCTTCCTCTCCCCTGGAACGTGACGGAGGCTGTGTTCGCCACCACCTCACCCCTCAGCGGCACCACAGGGCTCTCACAGTGCTACACACTAACATCCAGCCTGCTCTACTTCACCCTGCTCATCTCCACCTATGTCTGA